A genomic stretch from Salvia splendens isolate huo1 unplaced genomic scaffold, SspV2 ctg667, whole genome shotgun sequence includes:
- the LOC121790918 gene encoding uncharacterized protein LOC121790918 — protein MGRKQKQDDLQKQPSKSLRTKAAHFFSDLTTGLLNPISDKPSPPPSSSDDLNNSENKQSETEGLKDSADGPDTSSFTAFLYSFIAPSESQARDEKSSSPEDDIAPSSEPMTTKENAKKKSLFSRGKQSLGKAFYQAARIGGFRSQSMKGNPDMAVGDGGDSMGSRDDGIALKILNKSQPSVDLNLPEISEPSLLLSEKTRCLLYSALPVIIQGRKWMLLYSTWRHGISLATLYRRSMIWPGLSLLVVGDRKGATFGGLVEAPLRSTNKRYQGTIDSFVFSNISGNPLIYRPTGKNRYFTLCSTNYLAMGGGGHFALYLDGDLISGSSSSSETYDNPCLALSEEFDIKEVELWGFVYASKYEEMVALSRIETLGICHW, from the exons atgggGAGAAAGCAGAAGCAAGACGACCTGCAAAAGCAGCCATCGAAGTCGTTGAGGACTAAAGCAGCGCACTTCTTTTCTGATCTAACCACCGGTTTGCTCAACCCTATCTCCGATAAACCATCTCCGCCACCATCTTCTTCT GATGATTTGAATAACTCTGAGAACAAACAGTCTGAGACGGAGGGTTTGAAGGACTCTGCTGATGGTCCCGACACATCTTCGTTTACTGCATTTCTGTATTCGTTTATAGCACCCTCGGAATCTCAAGCTCGGGATGAAAAAAGTAGTTCTCCTGAGGATGACATTGCACCGTCATCTGAACCGATGACTACCAAAGAGAATGCGAAGAAGAAGAGTTTGTTTTCAAGGGGTAAACAGTCTCTTGGAAAAGCTTTCTATCAAGCTGCTAGAATTGGTGGTTTTAGAAGTCAATCCATGAAGGGGAATCCGGATATGGCAGTTGGCGATGGAGGTGATTCCATGGGCTCTAGGGATGATGGAATAGCCCTGAAAATCTTGAATAAGTCACAACCTTCAGTGGATCTAAATCTTCCTGAGATATCTGAACCATCTTTGCTTCTGTCTGAAAAGACTCGGTGTCTTCTTTATAGTGCTCTCCCAGTGATTATCCAGGGACGAAAATGGATGCTATTGTACAG CACTTGGAGGCATGGAATTTCACTTGCGACATTATACAGAAGAAGTATGATCTGGCCTGGTCTCAGTCTGCTG GTTGTCGGGGATCGCAAAGGTGCAACCTTTGGTGGTTTGGTTGAGGCACCTTTGAGATCAACCAATAAGAGGTACCAG GGGACCATTGACTCATTTGTGTTCTCAAATATCTCCGGAAATCCTCTAATTTATCGCCCAACAG GAAAGAATCGCTATTTTACTTTGTGCTCTACTAATTATTTGGCCATGGGTGGAGGTGGCCATTTTGCACTTTATTTGGATGGAGATCT AATAAGCGGATCAAGTTCATCATCAGAAACCTACGACAATCCTTGTTTGGCACTCTCCGAAGAGTTCGATATCAAGGAAGTCGAG CTATGGGGTTTTGTGTATGCTTCGAAATATGAAGAAATGGTCGCTTTATCGCGAATAGAGACGCTCGGGATTTGCCACTGGTAG